The following coding sequences lie in one Rutidosis leptorrhynchoides isolate AG116_Rl617_1_P2 chromosome 6, CSIRO_AGI_Rlap_v1, whole genome shotgun sequence genomic window:
- the LOC139853650 gene encoding uncharacterized protein translates to MNSNANQKQELIFVYGHGGTGKTFLWKTLTIALRAEGKIVLAVASSGIASLLLPSGQTAHSRFRIPIDITDESVCNIKKKTHMATLLRKTELIIWDEVPMNDRKCLEALDRTLRDIFEKADTPFGGLSFVLGGDFRQTLPVIKGCGKVEILDASITHSPLWNHFHIITLEENMRLQQPNLSEIDKENIRLFANRLLQIGNGTIGEPDECDPHNTSWVKIPNQYCIRDDEDGLTNLISFIYSDKLLCHPNPLQLQQQAIVCPKNETADAINEAILIRIEKESKTYTSYDSATPYSNDGGQIDLLYPMEYLNSQNFPNLPPHQLTLKIGIPVILLRNLNIAGGLCNGTRMITTQLLSQHIEAKIITGTRIGQKVYLPRISLIYMDNVLPYVFKRVQFPIKVSYAMTINKSQDQSLNKIGVYLPKPIFGHGQLYVALSRATTPHGLKILIKKQEGRDHNVTKNINFNDECRMEHETEVVPISTLRPGDRLKAIEVIVYRQWVIKRPKSRKPAGFCTLLLDIHISFIQNLQ, encoded by the exons ATGAACTCGAATGCCAACCAGAAACAAGAACTGATTTTTGTTTATGGACATGGTGGTACGGGAAAAACATTTCTTTGGAAAACATTAACAATAGCATTACGAGCTGAAGGAAAAATAGTCCTAGCAGTCGCCTCATCTGGAATCGCCTCATTATTGTTACCATCAGGTCAAACGGCTCACTCACGGTTCAGAATACCAATTGATATAACTGATGAAAGTGTGTGTAATATAAAAAAGAAAACACACATGGCAACCTTGCTAAGAAAAACAGAGCTTATCATATGGGATGAGGTCCCAATGAACGATCGCAAATGTTTAGAAGCACTCGATCGGACCTTAAGAGACATTTTCGAGAAAGCAGACACTCCATTTGGAGGTTTAAGTTTCGTTCTTGGCGGGGATTTCCGTCAAACTCTTCCTGTCATAAAAGGCTGTGGCAAAGTAGAAATACTAGATGCTTCTATAACTCATTCACCTTTATGGAATCACTTCCATATAATAACACTCGAAGAAAACATGCGCCTACAACAACCAAACCTCTCGGAAATTGATAAGGAAAATATTAGGTTATTTGCAAATCGGCTACTACAAATTGGAAACGGCACCATTGGCGAACCTGATGAATGTGATCCACATAACACATCATGGGTTAAAATCCCCAACCAATACTGTATTAGAGACGATGAAGATGGCCTCACAAACTTGATATCCTTCATATACAGTGACAAGTTACTATGTCACCCCAACCCACTACAGCTACAACAACAGGCAATTGTATGCCCAAAAAATGAGACGGCTGATGCAATTAACGAAGCAATCCTGATACGAATCGAAAAAGAATCGAAAACATATACAAGTTATGACTCTGCAACTCCCTACAGCAATGACGGAGGACAAATAGATTTACTATACCCAATGGAATATCTAAATTCTCAAAATTTTCCAAACCTACCACCTCATCAGCTAACTCTGAAAATTGGAATTCCTGTTATTTTGCTCCGAAATCTAAACATAGCTGGTGGTCTATGTAACGGAACACGGATGATTACAACACAACTACTTTCACAACACATTGAGGCCAAAATCATCACGGGAACCAGAATCGGCCAAAAAGTTTACCTACCTAGAATCTCCCTTATTTACATGGATAACGTGTTACCATATGTTTTCAAAAGAGTCCAGTTCCCAATAAAAGTATCTTATGCAATGACCATCAACAAGAGTCAAGACCAATCTTTAAATAAAATTGGCGTCTATCTTCCTAAACCCATTTTTGGTCATGGTCAACTCTATGTAGCCTTATCTAGAGCTACGACCCCACATGGTCTAAAAATTCTTATTAAAAAACAGGAGGGTCGAGATCATAATGTCACAAAAAATATT AATTTTAATGATGAATGCAGGATGGAACATGAAACTGAAGTTGTACCAATATCTACTTTACGCCCAGGAGATAGACTAAAAGCCATCGAGGTCATAGTCTACAGACAATGGGTAATCAAACGCCCAAAAAGTCGAAAACCTGCTGGATTTTGCACACTCCTACTAGATATACACATAAGCTTCATTCAAAATCTACAATGA
- the LOC139853649 gene encoding uncharacterized protein: MYEDIGDCICVCTYCGATFWYEERLRASSATLNYHRCCEGGRVDLPPEQSPPNTIIDLLGNKHFMDNIRAYNQMFSMASYGAHIDDAINNGRGPYVFRISGQVYHRIGALCPEEGDPPRYLQLYICDTANEASNRMRYFGGNSSTGISYEVVEKLNDMLNTENELVKLFRTARDKINDPAVPDLKVKLYSVIGTRQYELPTSDTLGAIVYDFGDNTRTDYDLIIECKGGTPQRVNKLHPSYMSLQFPLLFVFGQPGYHPGLTLRDVGHSRGSRTVLPASFTGGPRYMYSHYLDALAICRVHGNPRYFITFTCNSKWPEIRRYLGKYQYLTANDRTDIVARVFYMKLKMFINVLKKEELFGAYTAGLPHCHTLLWIKSASNSSDPRDIDQYVSAELPDPKIDPDGFKVISEMMMHGPCGSVNRDAPCMQNIETSSSSSYNKNVMCAKKFPKPYNERTYFDKDGYVHYRRRDTGISVDKGICRLDNGYVVPYNRVLCLRFHAHINVEWCGWTMLIKYIFKYISKGTDRIAAHIPRPIGNASSSDAQQPSNIDEIQNFVDARFICAHEASWRIFNFQIHFREPAVQILSVHLENICSTDGRHLTYLDFPLEFVWVLNEKRWKRRFNLNKPSIGRLSYMHPAFGEVFFLRMLLCHQKGCTSFKDVMTVNGYLYCTYREACLAMGLLGDDKEWLSAIEEANVSATSAELRTLFSHILMFCDVADPLRLWKQTWKLMLDDIPIRAAATLHMSKITINSDDLEGYVLYELQILLTGHSRNVTDFGLPAVPQNLLDDLHNRLIMEERNYDREALSNEKTILLTQLNQK, translated from the exons ATGTATGAGGATATTGGTGATTGTATATGTGTCTGTACTTATTGCGGTGCAACATTTTGGTATGAAGAACGGTTAAGAGCCTCATCCGCAACTCTGAATTATCACCGTTGTTGTGAAGGGGGCCGTGTCGATTTACCTCCAGAACAATCACCACCTAATACCATTATAGATTTGTTAGGCAATAAACATTTTATGGATAACATAAGAGCATACAACCAAATGTTTAGTATGGCTTCTTATGGTGCACACATTGATGATGCTATAAATAACGGCAGAGGGCCGTATGTATTTAGAATATCGGGTCAAGTTTATCATCGGATAGGTGCATTGTGTCCTGAAGAAGGAGATCCTCCACGTTatctacaattatatatatgtGACACAGCTAATGAAGCCAGTAATAGAATGAGATATTTTGGTGGTAATAGCTCTACAGGTATTAGTTATGAAGTAGTAGAGAAACTTAATGATATGTTGAATACAGAAAATGAATTGGTTAAGCTATTTAGGACAGCTAGGGATAAGATTAATGATCCTGCTGTTCCAGATCTAAAGGTTAAGTTATATAGCGTAATAGGCACAAGGCAATATGAACTACCAACCTCTGATACCTTAGGAGCTATTGTTTATGACTTTGGTGATAATACTCGAACTGATTACGACTTAATAATAGAATGTAAAGGAGGTACTCCTCAACGAGTAAACAAACTACATCCATCGTATATGTCTCTTCAATTCCCTTTGCTTTTTGTTTTTGGTCAACCTGGATATCATCCAGGTTTGACATTAAGGGATGTAGGTCATTCCAGAG GTTCAAGAACCGTTTTACCAGCATCTTTTACTGGTGGTCCGAGATATATGTACAGCCATTATTTAGATGCGTTAGCAATATGTCGTGTTCATGGAAatcctagatattttataacatttaCCTGCAATTCAAAATGGCCAGAAATTAGACGATACCTTGGAAAATATCAATATTTAACAGCTAATGATCGTACCGACATAGTTGCTAGAGTTTTCTACATGAAACTGAAGATGTTTATAAATGTCTTAAAAAAGGAAGAACTATTTGGAGCCTACACAGCAG GCCTACCGCATTGTCATACGTTATTGTGGATCAAGTCTGCATCGAACTCATCCGATCCCCGTGACATTGATCAATATGTATCTGCCGAATTACCGGATCCAAAAATAGATCCAGATGGTTTCAAAGTAATATCAGAAATGATGATGCACGGCCCATGCGGTTCAGTTAACAGAGATGCCCCGTGTATGCAAAATATTGAAACGAGTTCATCATCTTCGtataacaaaaatgttatgtgTGCCAAAAAATTCCCAAAACCTTATAATGAAAGAACCTATTTTGATAAAGATGGGTATGTGCATTATCGTAGGCGTGATACAGGAATCTCAGTGGACAAAG GTATATGCAGACTTGATAATGGATATGTTGTACCATATAATCGAGTTTTGTGCCTTCGATTCCACGCGCATATTAATGTTGAATGGTGCGGATGGACAATGTTGATAAAGTACATTTTCAAATACATATCAAAAGGCACGGACCGTATAGCCGCCCATATACCCAGACCGATAGGAAATGCTTCATCAAGCGATGCACAACAACCATCAAATATTGATGAAATCCAAAACTTTGTAGATGCTCGCTTTATTTGTGCTCATGAGGCTTCTTGGAGAATTTTCAACTTCCAAATACACTTCAGAGAACCAGCAGTACAAATTCTTTCAGTGCATTTAGAAAATAT ATGTTCAACCGATGGGAGACATCTTACTTATCTAGATTTCCCACTAGAATTTGTGTGGGTTTTAAACGAGAAAAGATGGAAACGAAGATTCAATCTTAATAAGCCATCCATTGGTAGACTGTCATACATGCATCCTGCATTTGGTGAAGTTTTTTTCCTTAGGATGCTATTATGTCATCAAAAAGGTTGTACTTCATTCAAAGACGTAATGACAGTTAATGGTTATCTATATTGCACATATCGAGAGGCGTGCTTGGCAATGGGTCTTCTAGGTGATGACAAAGAATGGCTATCTGCCATAGAAGAGGCAAATGTAAGTGCAACATCCGCTGAGCTCCGTACTCTCTTTTCTCACATACTTATGTTTTGTGATGTTGCTGACCCATTAAGATTATGGAAGCAAACTTGGAAGCTAATGTTGGATGACATTCCAATCCGGGCAGCAGCAACTTTAcacatgtccaaaataacaataaATTCAGACGATTTAGAAGGTTACGTTTTGTATGAATTACAAATCCTCCTAACTGGACATTCAAGAAATGTAACCGACTTTGGATTACCAGCGGTGCCACAAAATTTATTGGATGATCTGCACAATAGGTTAATTATGGAAGAAAGAAATTATGATCGAGAGGCTCTGTCAAATGAAAAAACCATACTGTTAACACAACTCAATCAGAAATAA